Genomic segment of Truepera radiovictrix DSM 17093:
TCGAGCACGCGGGCGGCGTCTTCCTGGGCGCCTCGAGCATGGAGGCGTTGGGCGACTACGCGGCGGGGCCGAGCCACGTGATGCCCACGGGCGCTACGGCGCGCTTTTCAAGCGCGCTCAACGTCCGCGACTTTCAGAAGGTGATCCCCCTCGTCAACGTCAGCGCCGAGACGCTGGGGCGCATCGGCCCCGCTTCGGCGCAAATGGCCCGCGCCGAGGGGCTCGAGGCCCACGCCCGCGCCATCGAGGCGCGCCTTAAACGGGACGCGCCAGGCGACGCCCCGGCCACTGCGGCTGGAGCGGTGCTCCGTGACTAGGACGCCCGTGACTAGGGTGAGCGCGACCAGGGCGCCCCGCGAGGCTGGGGTGCGCCGTGGCTAAACGGTTCGTTTGGCTCCTCGCGCTCACCCTGCTCGGCGGGGGCGTCGCCGGTGAGCCGACCCCCGGCTGCCCCGCCGACACGCTGCTGGTCATGGGCGCCGCCCAGTACGACGGCGTCCCCTCGCCCGCCTTCGCGCGGCGCCTCGACCGGGCGTTCGAGCTCTACGAGGCGGGCTGCGCCGAGAAGATCCTGGTCACGGGCGGCAAGCGCCCCGGCGACCGCTTTACCGAGGGGGAGGCGGGGGTGCGCTACTTAGCGGCGCGCGGGGTGCCCGAGACGGCCCTCTTAAAGGAGACGAAGAGCCGCTCGAGCCTGCAAAACCTCCGCTACAGCCTGCCGCTGGTTCGGGGTGAACGCGTGCTCATCGTCACCGACGACCTGCACACCTACCGCACGGGCTTTTTGGCGCAAGAGCTCGGCCTCGACGCAACCGTCACCGGCGTCCCCACCAAGGGGCCGCGTCTGCCCTACTTGCTGCGCGAAGCGGCGAGCGTGACGGCTTACCTCTTGGGGCGCCGGTAGTGGCGGCCGAACCGCCGGGGACGCTGCTACAGGGGCGCTTCCAACAACCCTTAAGCTACCGCTTCGACCTCTGGCGTCCGGCGGGGCCGCTGCGGGGGCCGCTGCTCGTCTGCCTGCACGGCTACGGGCAGAGCAAGCGGGCGTCGCTTGCGTTCGGTCAGCGCGTCCGTCACGGCGGCCCGGTCGCCGCGCTCCAGGCGCCGCACCCCCATCACCGCCGCACCGAGGCGGGGTTACGCGTCGGTTTCAGCTGGGTCGGCGCCGCTGAAGCGGGCCTTTACGAACCGGACGAAGACCTCGCCAACCACCACCGCTTCGTGCAGCACGTCATCGCCCGCGCTCACGCGGAGGGGCTAGCGGCGGCGCCGAGGGCGTTTCTGTTCGGTTTCTCGCAGTCCGTGAGCCTCAACTACCGCTTCGCTGCCGCTCACCCCGAGCTGCTTTTGGGCGTCATCGCCGTCGCGGGGGCGACCCCGTCGGCGTGGGAGCGCGCCGCACCCCGCTTGGGGGTACCCGTGCTCCACATCGCCCCGACCGATGACGAGGCGTACCCGCGCGCACGCGCGCAGCGCTTTCGGGAGCGCCTGGCGGCGGCCACGGACGACCTCACCTGGCTCGAGCCGCCCGGGGGGCACCGCGTGCCGAGCGCGTGCTACCCGGTGATGCGGCGCTGGCTTTTGGAGAGAGCCCGTCCTTAGGGGAGCCCCTTAGAGCACCCCTTGCGTTTGCAGAAGAAAAAGGATCCCGAGCGCCAGGAGCGCGTAGAGCAGCCAGCGCACCCCCTGCCGCGCCCCGCGCCCCCCGAAGCCCTGGAGCGCGCTCCGCGCCTCCTCGCGGTCGCGCTGGCGCCCCACGCGCTGAGCGCGGCGGATGGCCTTGACGCTCCGGTCGATCTGCCCCTTGCGCCGGTAGGCGACCCCTAGGTTGTGGTGCGCGTTGGCGAAGCTGTCGTTGAGCTTCAGTGCCCCCTCGTAAAGGGCGATCGCCTCGTCGACGCGCCCCTCCTCGAGGGCGACGTTGCCGAGGTTCGTCTGCGCGCGGTAGTGTTTGGCGTCGCTCGTTAGGGCGCGGGTAAAGGCGTCTTTGGCGGCTTGTGGGTCGCCCAGAAAGATGTGGGCGGTGCCGCGCTGCGTCTCGGCTTCGGCGTGCAGCAAGGGTTCGGTGATCCCCGCCAGCAGCGCTAGAGCCGCCTCGGGCTCGCCGCGCTCGAGGTGCTTGCCGCTCACGCCGAGCTGCGCGACCTGCGCTTGCAACGTGGCCGGATCCGAGGGCATCGCTGCGCGCACGGCTTCGGGGAGTTTAAGCGCGGCCACGCGCCGGTGAGCACGGTCCCACGCCTTGGCCCGCAGGAAGGCGCGCACCTCCTCGAGCTCGCCGAGAGCGTCCACGACCTCGGGGTCGGCGCTTGGCTCCTGCAAAAGGCTGCGGAGCGCCGCGCTGAGCTGGCCCGCACGGAGCGCTTCGGCCCAAGGCGGCAGCGTCGTGGCGCCGCCTTCCCGGACGGTCTGCGCCGGTGCGACCTTGAGGGTTCCCGTCTTCATCCCGTGCAGTATAGCGCGGCCCTTTATGTGCCCGATGATGGCCCACGCGCCCTTGGTTACGCCGCGCCCCGAATCTCTCACCCGCGCGCCGTATACTCAGACTATGCCGAAGTTTGAGCGCAGGGTGGTGACGGGGTGAGGCGGCGAGGCGCGATCTTTCTCCTTGCGTTTCTCCTGTCCGTGGTGGTTAACGCGCAGTTTTTGCGCGACTTTTCAGGTCTGTCCGAGGAGGTCTTCAGCTCCCCGACGGGGCGCGCGTTTTTGCAGGCGTACGGCGCGCTGAAAGCGGGTTACCTCAACGAGACGGACGACGAGGTGCTCCTGCAAGGGGCGATCGAGGGGATGCTCGGGGCGCTCGAGGATCCCTACACCTCCTACGCGACGCCGGAGCAGGCGGCCCAAGACGCCGAGAACCGGAGCGGGTCGTTCGAGGGCATCGGCGCCGTTTTGCAACCCCGTAACCGCGCGACCGACACCGTCGTCGAGGTGATCAACGTCTATAGCGGCTCCCCGGCCGAAGAGGCGGGGGTCCAGGTCGGCGACATCTTCGTCGAGGTCGACGGGGTCGACGTGCAGGAGGCGACCACGCAGGAGATCGTGCGCATGGTGCGCGGCCCTGCGGGGAGCGAGGTGCGGCTCGGCTTCCGGCGGCCCGGCGTCGAGGGGGTCGTTTACATCACCGTGACGCGCGGTTCGATCGCGATCGTCGACGTCGAGTCGACCGTGCTCGAGGGTGGGGTCGGCTACCTCAGCATCTCGTCGTTCGCCAACGAGCGCGTCCACGACCAGCTCACCGAGCAGCTGGAAAACCTTAAAGCGCGCGGCATCACCTCGCTGATCCTCGACCTGCGCAACAACGGCGGCGGGCTGCTCGACCAGGGCGTGCGGGTCGCCGACGAGTTCTTGTCCGAAGGCGACATCGTCTTCCAGCGCGCCCGGGGGGTGACGCAGCGCCTCGCGACCGCCGACCCCGCTTGGTTCGACCTGCCGATGGTGGTGCTCGTCAACCGCAACTCGGCCTCGGCCTCGGAGATCGTCGCGGGGGCGCTGCAAGACAACGGGCGCGCCACGGTGATCGGCGAGGAGACCTTCGGCAAAGGCGTCGGGCAGAGCGTCGTCTCGCTGAGTAACGGCGGACAGCTCGTGTATCTCTCGTTCGAGTGGTTGACGCCGTCGCGCCGTTCGATCAACGAACAGGGGATCACACCCGACGTGCTGATCGAAGACGCGCTCCTCAGCGACGTGCTGACGCTACAGGG
This window contains:
- a CDS encoding YdcF family protein, whose product is MAKRFVWLLALTLLGGGVAGEPTPGCPADTLLVMGAAQYDGVPSPAFARRLDRAFELYEAGCAEKILVTGGKRPGDRFTEGEAGVRYLAARGVPETALLKETKSRSSLQNLRYSLPLVRGERVLIVTDDLHTYRTGFLAQELGLDATVTGVPTKGPRLPYLLREAASVTAYLLGRR
- a CDS encoding alpha/beta hydrolase encodes the protein MAAEPPGTLLQGRFQQPLSYRFDLWRPAGPLRGPLLVCLHGYGQSKRASLAFGQRVRHGGPVAALQAPHPHHRRTEAGLRVGFSWVGAAEAGLYEPDEDLANHHRFVQHVIARAHAEGLAAAPRAFLFGFSQSVSLNYRFAAAHPELLLGVIAVAGATPSAWERAAPRLGVPVLHIAPTDDEAYPRARAQRFRERLAAATDDLTWLEPPGGHRVPSACYPVMRRWLLERARP
- a CDS encoding tetratricopeptide repeat protein — translated: MKTGTLKVAPAQTVREGGATTLPPWAEALRAGQLSAALRSLLQEPSADPEVVDALGELEEVRAFLRAKAWDRAHRRVAALKLPEAVRAAMPSDPATLQAQVAQLGVSGKHLERGEPEAALALLAGITEPLLHAEAETQRGTAHIFLGDPQAAKDAFTRALTSDAKHYRAQTNLGNVALEEGRVDEAIALYEGALKLNDSFANAHHNLGVAYRRKGQIDRSVKAIRRAQRVGRQRDREEARSALQGFGGRGARQGVRWLLYALLALGILFLLQTQGVL
- a CDS encoding S41 family peptidase, with protein sequence MVNAQFLRDFSGLSEEVFSSPTGRAFLQAYGALKAGYLNETDDEVLLQGAIEGMLGALEDPYTSYATPEQAAQDAENRSGSFEGIGAVLQPRNRATDTVVEVINVYSGSPAEEAGVQVGDIFVEVDGVDVQEATTQEIVRMVRGPAGSEVRLGFRRPGVEGVVYITVTRGSIAIVDVESTVLEGGVGYLSISSFANERVHDQLTEQLENLKARGITSLILDLRNNGGGLLDQGVRVADEFLSEGDIVFQRARGVTQRLATADPAWFDLPMVVLVNRNSASASEIVAGALQDNGRATVIGEETFGKGVGQSVVSLSNGGQLVYLSFEWLTPSRRSINEQGITPDVLIEDALLSDVLTLQGQGARPGQTIEIVVDGEVVGTAEIDDEGNFTFFQPLNNRPDSAVQGEALVDLEADTILRRAHHELLSLQAQAR